In Ptychodera flava strain L36383 chromosome 17, AS_Pfla_20210202, whole genome shotgun sequence, one genomic interval encodes:
- the LOC139116489 gene encoding histone H3 encodes MARTKQTARKSTGGKAPRKQLATKAARKSAPATGGVKKPHRYRPGTVALREIRRYQKSTELLIRKLPFQRLVREIAQDFKTDLRFQSSAVMALQEASEAYLVGLFEDTNLCAIHAKRVTIMPKDIQLARRIRGERA; translated from the coding sequence ATGGCACGTACCAAGCAGACAGCCCGTAAATCTACCGGTGGCAAGGCACCACGTAAGCAGTTGGCTACCAAGGCAGCCCGTAAGAGCGCACCAGCCACTGGTGGTGTGAAGAAACCTCATCGTTACAGGCCCGGAACCGTCGCTCTTCGTGAAATCCGTCGCTACCAGAAGAGCACCGAGCTTCTGATCCGCAAACTTCCATTCCAGCGTCTGGTCAGAGAAATCGCCCAGGACTTCAAGACCGATCTCCGTTTCCAGAGCTCTGCCGTCATGGCTCTCCAAGAAGCCAGCGAAGCCTACTTGGTCGGTCTCTTCGAAGACACCAACCTGTGCGCCATCCACGCCAAGCGTGTCACCATCATGCCCAAGGACATCCAACTTGCCCGCCGTATCCGTGGCGAGCGTGCCTAA